GCCCAGTCCCGCGCTCCGGGGCTCTCCCGGCTCAGCAGCCGCACCAGCTTGGCCCGAAGGGTGCTGTGAGGTTTGTGCCCGGAGCGCCCTGACAGCGCCTCCTGCCCTCCGCGCCCCCAGCCCGCGGCCCGGGGGGTCGGTGCCATGGCGGCCCGGTTGTCATAGACGGGCCCCCCCTCACTGCTGTGGCCCTCGGGGGCCTGTCGGCAccccagctcccactgcccttcctcctcctcttcctgggCCCTGGCTGGATGTGGTTCTGCAGTGAAGATGTTCTCGTAGAGATGCTCAGGGAGCGGCTTCCCCACGGCCCAGGGCtccccagagcctggctgccctgacaCAAAGAGGGGCTGCTGGCCCCGGGCGATGGAGGCATAGACGATGGGGCATGAGGCCTCTGGCTCTGGTGGGGTGAAGCGGAGGAGGTTGGCAGGGGGGTGGGAGGCAGGCTGTGTgccccccagggctgagctgggctggggatcaTCATTCCCaggcccccagggctggggatcaAGGCCCTGTGCAAAGAGCTGGGGCTCTGAGACACAGAAGAGTCTGGGCTCCAGGGTGtccttgccctgctgctggcaggcaatggcagcagccacagcccggCAGAGCTCAGGGGCCCGTGGGGTGCTGAAGGTGAAGGTGCCCTCGCCGGAGTCACTGCGGCGGCCAGCCTCGAAGGAGAAGACAGCCTGCAGGGTCAGAGGGGAGGGTGAGGGGCTGCCACCCACCCTGGGCAGGCAACAGCCCCCAAAAGGGAGTGGGGGACTCACCTGATCCTGGCCAAACTTGCGAAGGAAGGGGTAGGGccaggtgagcaggggctggcGGGATTGGGGGTCCTTCAGCGTCAGGctctggggaagggctgagagCAGGTAGTGCCCGTGCAGCCCGCAGCGGTTGGCTGCGTCTGTCTGGACGACCAGCACCAAGAATTCAGTCACTGTGGGAGCCAAAAAAACCAGGGGtcagcactgcagcactgagctgcagcccACCCCAGCCCTCTTCACCACCCCTGCACGTACGGTCCTGCCATGACGAATAGAGAGAATTCTCCTCCatggggacagcggggctgggctgggtccTGGCATTACTCGGCACTGTCTCTTTTCCACCCTGAAACAAAAGGATGTGAATATGACCTGGGACAGGAGGGGGAGAGCACAattcccctgcctgccctggagctTCCCAGCTCACCCAAGTCGGGCTCTTGGCTCTGCCAGACCCCTTGGTACCTGGAAggccagctggcagagctgggtgatCCATTCATCGCgctgctcagctgccagcacatAGCTCTTCTCCGTGGTGGTGAGGTAGAAGGCAGCAGTGGCtttggggcagctctgggtgcccgCCGGGCCCACGGAGACGCAGTCAGAGAGGCGGATCACGCGGCGGGCACAGCGCTGCAGGGACATCTTCTCTGGGACCGTGCCATCATCCCGCACGTCAAACTTCTCCATGCGGGCCACGCCGGATGGGCTGGCAGCAAACAGCTGGGCTCGCATCTTCCTCCAGGACCTCTAATGCATAGAAAGGgcaaaggcagggaaaaaatgggTCAGCAAAGAGCTGGCTGCTGTATCTATCTGGCAGCACTGCCCTCCATACAGGGCACAGAAGGGCATGGGGGAGTCCCGGCGCACACCTGCCAGGTGTTGTTGGAGGGCACAGAGaacagggcccagcacagacccctgaactgtggggcagggcaggcctggagctgggctgagggGGGCCTTGCCCCGAGCGGGCTTGGCACGGCTCACTGGGTGAGTCACACTCACTCCTGGCTCTCTGagcaccaggtcctgctctttGTTCCCTGCTGCAAGTGCTGGCCTGCCGAcctgcagctgagctcttgCTGAGCTCTCGAGCTGTTCTCAGGACAGACCCTGATGCAAATTAAAGCCATTTTGAGCTGCTGAggctcctgctggcagcctcACATCTGCTGAGCAGCCTGCTTCCTCCCAGGGGAgcctctgcagcaccagcaccatgCCAGTCTGTCATGGGATAGCGGGGGCGCATGCCACCATATACCTCAAAAGTGCACAGAGCCTCCGCCCTGCAGGAACCAGATGCAGCCAAGCACCCAAAATACCcaccacccccagcccacctgccTCCTCCATGGCAGGGCACCAGCTCGTCACACACAGGGGCTGCCTGCTGAGCTTCCGGGTCTTGGTTCTTGTTCAGCAGGGAGGTCAGAGTGCAATTGCAGCCCCACACATCCACTGAGACCCCCACAGGACACGGCCACCCTACCATGGTGTGACCAGCCCAACCTACTTCGCCCACACCCGACAGCTCCCTGGAGCTGGCCCGACCCCAGGTACTCTCACTGTGTCGCCCATACCCTGCCCTGAGGgctgtggcactcagtgccccctccaagggcacagaggagcagcccaAGCCACCAGGGTGTTGCTGGATGGTGCTGGCCCCGCAGGGCCAGGCCgatggagggcacagagacACATCCCACGTGCTGGCCCAGGGCCCCACTCACACATACACTCACACAAACGCTGGAGCTGCGCCATATTAACGCATGTTTATTCTTCCACTGAGACTCACGCGGTGACCAAGCAAGAAGAACCCAACACATGGGCGAGCCAGAGTGGGTGCCCACACAGATGGGTCCCCTCAGCCCCACAGGAAAGCCCCACTtatggagctgctgagcccagggctcccccaagggcagctccaATGGGTCTGGCTCCAGTCGCCCCTTCCCAGGCTGCTGAGGGCCTAGCCCCAGGCCCAGCTGAgggccccagccccagggcaaaCCCTCTaccaaccccaaatccacacTTTACCTTTCCAAATTTGGTGTGCTGCACATAAAGGATCCCATCCTTCACTGGTCTCTCCATGGGCCCAGTTCACCCTGGCAGCCAGCGCAAGGATAAGGGACTCTGGCTACCCACAGCGCAGAAAATGTGACTGCTGCAGTCGAAGGAAAGGCATGGGGCAGACTTCCGTCTCAGAGAGACTTCCCCTTTTTGGGGTGTGGGATGGGGGGCAGAGGCTGGGCCACAGGAGGTGTCCATGTGCCCGCCCTCcccctcagagcagggcagtggggcagAACGCGGGGGCAGAGCACAGGAAGCACCTCGGGGAGCGCCTGACATGAGCATGGCATGCTCCACCTCACCCTGGCTGTGTCCTCCCAGCACGTCCGAGGAGACAGGAACAGCCACCCGAAAATGCATAAATCCAGGTGAGGGACATGGGCCCAGAGAAACTGGGTGGATTTGTGAGGAGCAACACAAGACCCTGACCTCACCACTGCATGGGGttggcagaggcagcagagcagtcGCCCCACCTGGGGCTTTCTCTTGCCCTGAAGCACTGCTACCTGCTTGCCCAACACAGCATTGATGTAATGGGCTgttgcagcacagctccataCATTTCCTTCCGAGACAGGAGCTTCGTCAGGCTGAGCTGGCAACAGTCCCAGTGACCAAAATTCTGGAAAAGGGCCCACAGCAGTGCAAGGCAGGCCC
The Agelaius phoeniceus isolate bAgePho1 chromosome 15, bAgePho1.hap1, whole genome shotgun sequence genome window above contains:
- the DOK3 gene encoding docking protein 3, with protein sequence MERPVKDGILYVQHTKFGKRSWRKMRAQLFAASPSGVARMEKFDVRDDGTVPEKMSLQRCARRVIRLSDCVSVGPAGTQSCPKATAAFYLTTTEKSYVLAAEQRDEWITQLCQLAFQGGKETVPSNARTQPSPAVPMEENSLYSSWQDLTEFLVLVVQTDAANRCGLHGHYLLSALPQSLTLKDPQSRQPLLTWPYPFLRKFGQDQAVFSFEAGRRSDSGEGTFTFSTPRAPELCRAVAAAIACQQQGKDTLEPRLFCVSEPQLFAQGLDPQPWGPGNDDPQPSSALGGTQPASHPPANLLRFTPPEPEASCPIVYASIARGQQPLFVSGQPGSGEPWAVGKPLPEHLYENIFTAEPHPARAQEEEEEGQWELGCRQAPEGHSSEGGPVYDNRAAMAPTPRAAGWGRGGQEALSGRSGHKPHSTLRAKLVRLLSRESPGARDWA